GCGCTGGCAAGTTCGGCCGTTGGAGCTTCGACGACATGTTCGCGCTGTTCCCGCTTCTCCGGGACCGCCAGCGCAATCCGGCCGGCGTGCTCTCGGGCGGAGAGCAGCAGATGCTGACGATGGGCCGCACGCTCATGGGCGATCCGGAGCTCGTCATCATCGACGAGCCCACCGAGGGCCTGGCGCCCATGCTGGTGGTGCAGGTGGGCCAGTTCCTCGACGAGATCGCCCGCCGGGGGGTCTCGATCCTGCTCGTCGAGCAGAAGCTCACGATCGCGCTGAAGATCTCCCATCGCGTGTACGTGATGGGGCATGGGCACATCGTGTTCGAGGGCACGCCGGCCGATCTCGCCCGGAACGAGGCGGTACGCCGCGAGAACCTGGAAGTCTAGGATCGCCAGGACAGCCCCATGGACCGCCGACGTCGCGGGAGCGCGCTCCTCCTGGCGGTCCCGGTGTTCGACAGTGCCACGCAGGAGATGGCCCGGCTCTTCGAGCACCGCGGCGCCGAGGCGCAGGCGTATTCCGGCCGTGATGTGAAGGACCTGCCGGTGCCCAGCGCGGGGTAGACTCACCCAATGCTCCGAGACCAGATCTTGAGCCTGCCGCCGCTGGTGCTGACCCAGCGGGAGCGTGAGCGGTACTTCGAGGACGGCTTCCTCGCGGTGCCGGGCTACGTCGGCGCCGAGTGGGTCGATCGGCTGCGCGCCGTCGTCGTCGCCAAGGTCGAGGAGTCGTGCGCGCTCACCGCCTCCGACGATCAGTTCGACCTGGCCCCCGACCACACTGCTGCGAAGCCGA
The DNA window shown above is from Candidatus Methylomirabilota bacterium and carries:
- a CDS encoding ABC transporter ATP-binding protein, with product MLSVRDLHAFYGKSHILQGVNLEVKTGEIVSLLGRNGVGRSTTCKAIMGLVEPVGEILFKGKSIAGLRPDQIAHGGIGYVPEDRQIFPTLTVRQNLELGLKRAGKFGRWSFDDMFALFPLLRDRQRNPAGVLSGGEQQMLTMGRTLMGDPELVIIDEPTEGLAPMLVVQVGQFLDEIARRGVSILLVEQKLTIALKISHRVYVMGHGHIVFEGTPADLARNEAVRRENLEV